A section of the Deltaproteobacteria bacterium GWC2_65_14 genome encodes:
- a CDS encoding osmotically inducible protein OsmC, with translation MAIRPKSYKYATSVRWTGEKKGTLTVAGKPPVEVATPPEFKGHEGIWSPEDLYVAAVNSCIMTTFLAFAGRAGLAFEGYESEAEGLLEFVDERLVFTKIVVRPRVTLRPGADRKQAEEILHKAEKNCLVSNSLRTEVVLEPAIG, from the coding sequence ATGGCGATCCGCCCCAAGAGCTACAAGTACGCGACCTCCGTCCGATGGACGGGCGAGAAGAAGGGCACCCTGACCGTGGCCGGGAAGCCGCCCGTCGAGGTGGCGACCCCCCCCGAGTTCAAGGGGCACGAGGGGATCTGGTCGCCCGAGGACCTCTACGTCGCCGCCGTGAACTCCTGCATCATGACGACTTTCCTGGCCTTCGCCGGACGCGCGGGCCTGGCCTTCGAAGGGTACGAGAGCGAGGCGGAGGGGCTCCTCGAGTTCGTGGACGAACGGCTCGTCTTCACGAAGATCGTCGTCCGCCCCCGGGTCACGCTGCGGCCCGGAGCGGACCGCAAGCAGGCGGAGGAGATCCTCCACAAGGCGGAAAAAAACTGCCTCGTCTCGAACTCCCTCCGGACGGAGGTTGTTCTCGAGCCGGCCATCGGGTAG